The following proteins come from a genomic window of Corynebacterium falsenii:
- the mltG gene encoding endolytic transglycosylase MltG yields MGMKRSMQPKYRRRRQWAGALAIALVVLLVGVTGYVWYEREVAGVRDYEGTGNGTVVMIRVEPGDSVDSLSRQLVDKKVVGSRRALMAEAEKMQPDLQAGYYPLQQEMSAKTALEYLTSDEHRRGVVDIPNGSTLDNVNVVGGESRPGIYTMISKQSCEEKDHCVSVDELKQAAATTPPADLGVPEWAQKQVAARGDDPKRIEGLISPGVHLFDPSSSPKDILKTLLTTSAKEYEDTGLISASKTVNLTPYEMLTAASLVEREAPANDFDKVARVILNRLAIGQKLEFDSTVNYSIDEVEVATTNADRKKETPWNTYAKEGLPATPIASPGLQALHAMEHPAEGDWLYFVTVDKDGRTVFNRDFAAHENAIQESINNGVLDSKR; encoded by the coding sequence ATGGGAATGAAGCGAAGCATGCAGCCGAAATATCGTCGGCGCCGCCAGTGGGCCGGCGCTTTGGCGATCGCTTTGGTGGTCTTGCTGGTCGGCGTTACCGGTTATGTGTGGTACGAGCGCGAGGTTGCAGGTGTCCGTGACTACGAGGGCACCGGTAATGGCACCGTGGTGATGATTCGCGTTGAGCCGGGCGATTCTGTCGACAGTCTCTCTCGTCAGCTCGTCGATAAAAAGGTCGTCGGTTCGCGGCGAGCTCTCATGGCCGAGGCGGAGAAGATGCAGCCCGATCTCCAGGCAGGTTACTACCCGCTGCAGCAGGAGATGTCTGCCAAGACCGCCTTGGAGTACCTCACCTCCGATGAGCACCGCCGCGGTGTGGTCGACATCCCGAACGGCAGCACCTTGGATAACGTCAACGTGGTTGGCGGTGAGTCCCGCCCCGGCATCTACACGATGATCTCCAAGCAGTCCTGCGAGGAGAAGGATCACTGCGTGAGCGTGGACGAGCTCAAGCAGGCCGCCGCAACCACCCCGCCCGCCGACTTGGGAGTGCCTGAGTGGGCACAAAAGCAGGTCGCCGCCCGCGGCGACGACCCGAAGCGCATTGAGGGCCTCATTTCCCCCGGCGTGCACCTGTTCGATCCGAGCAGCTCTCCGAAGGACATCCTCAAGACTCTCCTCACCACCTCCGCCAAGGAGTACGAGGACACCGGCCTGATCAGCGCGTCGAAGACCGTGAACCTGACTCCGTACGAAATGCTCACCGCAGCATCCCTCGTGGAGCGCGAGGCTCCGGCCAACGACTTCGACAAGGTTGCCCGCGTCATTCTCAACCGTCTGGCTATCGGTCAGAAGCTCGAGTTCGACTCCACCGTGAACTACTCCATCGATGAGGTCGAGGTCGCCACGACCAACGCCGACCGTAAGAAGGAAACGCCGTGGAACACGTACGCGAAGGAAGGCCTGCCCGCCACGCCGATCGCATCTCCCGGCCTGCAGGCGCTTCACGCGATGGAGCACCCGGCTGAGGGCGACTGGCTCTACTTCGTCACCGTCGACAAGGATGGTCGCACCGTGTTCAACCGTGACTTCGCCGCCCACGAGAATGCGATCCAAGAGTCCATCAACAACGGTGTGCTCGATTCCAAGCGCTAG
- the ruvX gene encoding Holliday junction resolvase RuvX translates to MTDTEKPDAATDPGRGRRLGLDVGTVRIGVSMSDPDGILASPVETVQAAVDGSDVARVMEIIRDNFIVEVVVGLPVALRGNHTHSTHLAEEFAADLREDLEDAGLEIPVRMVDERMSTMAATQAFRASGVSSKKGRSKIDQAAAVHILQGWLDARRRVVF, encoded by the coding sequence ATGACTGACACTGAGAAGCCGGATGCTGCCACCGACCCGGGGCGAGGCCGGCGCCTGGGCTTGGATGTGGGAACGGTACGCATCGGCGTGTCGATGAGTGATCCCGACGGAATCTTGGCATCCCCCGTAGAGACCGTGCAGGCGGCAGTGGATGGATCCGACGTTGCCCGGGTCATGGAGATCATCCGGGACAACTTCATTGTGGAAGTGGTCGTGGGCCTGCCCGTGGCACTGCGCGGCAACCATACGCATAGCACGCATCTCGCCGAGGAGTTCGCCGCTGACCTGCGGGAAGACCTTGAAGACGCAGGGCTGGAGATTCCTGTGCGCATGGTCGATGAGCGGATGTCCACGATGGCGGCGACGCAGGCTTTCCGGGCGTCCGGGGTGAGCTCGAAGAAGGGGAGGAGCAAGATCGACCAGGCGGCTGCGGTCCATATTTTGCAGGGGTGGCTCGACGCGCGCCGTAGGGTCGTGTTCTAA
- the alaS gene encoding alanine--tRNA ligase, with protein sequence MQTHEIRKRFIEHFTKAGHTEVPSASLILDDPNLLFVNAGMVPFKPYFLGQQTPPFDTATSIQKCVRTLDIEEVGITTRHNTFFQMAGNFSFGDYFKEGAITHAWNLLTGSLDDGGFGLDPERLWVTVFTEDDEAAEIWEKKIGVPAERIQRLGMADNYWSMGVPGPCGPCSEIYYDRGPEHGKEGGPIVDDTRYIEIWNLVFMGKERGEGIGKDDFEIIGDLPKKNIDTGMGVERVACILQNVENVYETDLLRPVIDVAEKLTGTRYGADHESDVRFRVIADHSRTGLMLMLDGVTPGNEGRGYILRRLLRRIIRSARLLGATGETMETFMDTVRQTMTPSYPEIADNWERIRSVAVGEETAFLKTLESGSHMFDTWVDGAKQRGETVVPGDVAFSLHDTHGFPIDLTTEMAAEAGLTVDQEGFQELMSEQRARAKADNRAKKLGHVDQSLYRPFVDNHPTVFTGYTQREDESTILGLVVDGELVDKASEGQQAHVIVDRTPFYAEAGGQMADRGSFTGPSGAARVDDVQKIAKKVWVHYTTIAGGELAVGQKLHAKVDDAWRHQARQAHSGTHLIHAALREVLGPTAVQAGSLNKPGYLRFDFTYGQQLTEDQLRQIEEIANGAVDSDYAVNTIETSLDEARAMGAMALFGENYGDRVRVVEIGGPFSMELCGGIHVEHSSQIGPVAVLGESSVGSGVRRIEAYTGMDSFRFLSDEKSVVAGLATSLKAQSAEIPERIDALTAKLRAAEKQIQQLRNQQLASQVGDLVKQAQTIGDIKVLAQRLPDGVAAGDLRTLAQDAKGRLGSEAALVLFVSRADGKVPFVAAATEAAVDKGVKAGDVVKTFGEKVNGRGGGKPAMAQGSGSDAAGIEAGLEAVRSLIQQLG encoded by the coding sequence ATGCAAACGCATGAGATCCGCAAGCGCTTCATCGAGCACTTCACGAAGGCGGGCCACACCGAGGTCCCCAGCGCCTCGCTGATTTTGGACGATCCGAACCTGCTGTTCGTCAACGCAGGCATGGTGCCTTTTAAGCCCTACTTTTTGGGCCAGCAGACGCCTCCGTTCGATACGGCGACGTCGATCCAGAAGTGCGTGCGCACCCTCGACATTGAGGAGGTGGGCATCACCACCCGCCACAACACGTTCTTCCAGATGGCGGGCAACTTCTCTTTCGGCGATTACTTCAAGGAAGGGGCTATCACTCACGCCTGGAACCTGCTGACCGGCTCGCTGGATGATGGTGGATTCGGCCTTGACCCGGAGCGCCTGTGGGTGACGGTCTTCACCGAGGACGATGAGGCTGCGGAGATCTGGGAAAAGAAGATCGGCGTGCCGGCCGAGCGTATCCAGCGCCTCGGCATGGCTGATAACTACTGGTCCATGGGCGTGCCCGGCCCCTGTGGCCCGTGCTCGGAGATCTACTACGATCGCGGCCCGGAGCACGGCAAAGAGGGTGGACCGATTGTGGACGACACCCGCTACATCGAGATCTGGAACCTAGTGTTCATGGGCAAGGAGCGCGGCGAGGGCATCGGCAAGGATGACTTCGAGATCATCGGCGATCTGCCCAAGAAGAACATCGATACGGGCATGGGCGTGGAGCGTGTGGCCTGCATCCTGCAGAACGTCGAGAACGTCTATGAGACTGACTTGCTGCGCCCGGTTATCGACGTCGCCGAAAAGCTGACGGGAACCCGCTACGGCGCAGACCACGAAAGTGACGTTCGATTCCGTGTGATCGCGGATCACTCGCGCACGGGTCTGATGCTCATGCTGGACGGCGTGACCCCCGGTAACGAGGGCCGTGGGTACATCCTGCGCCGCTTGCTTCGCCGAATCATCCGTTCCGCACGTCTGCTTGGCGCCACCGGTGAGACGATGGAAACGTTCATGGACACCGTGCGCCAGACGATGACTCCTTCCTACCCGGAGATCGCCGATAACTGGGAGCGCATCCGGTCCGTCGCAGTGGGCGAGGAGACGGCGTTCCTCAAGACTCTCGAGTCCGGCTCGCACATGTTCGACACTTGGGTGGATGGCGCCAAGCAGCGCGGCGAGACGGTCGTGCCTGGCGACGTGGCGTTCTCCCTGCATGACACGCACGGCTTCCCGATCGACCTGACCACCGAGATGGCTGCCGAAGCAGGCCTCACGGTCGACCAAGAGGGCTTCCAAGAACTCATGTCCGAGCAGCGCGCCCGCGCCAAGGCGGACAACCGCGCGAAGAAGCTCGGCCATGTGGACCAATCCCTGTACCGCCCGTTCGTCGACAACCACCCGACGGTTTTCACCGGTTACACTCAGCGCGAGGACGAGTCCACGATTTTGGGTTTGGTCGTTGACGGTGAGCTTGTGGACAAGGCCAGCGAAGGCCAGCAGGCTCACGTGATCGTGGATCGCACCCCGTTCTACGCCGAGGCCGGCGGTCAGATGGCCGATCGTGGCTCGTTCACGGGTCCGTCCGGTGCGGCTCGGGTGGACGATGTTCAGAAGATCGCCAAGAAGGTTTGGGTGCACTACACCACGATCGCGGGTGGCGAGCTGGCCGTGGGCCAGAAGCTGCACGCAAAGGTCGATGATGCGTGGCGCCACCAGGCCCGCCAAGCCCACTCCGGCACGCACCTCATCCACGCCGCGTTGCGCGAGGTTCTCGGCCCCACAGCCGTGCAGGCCGGTTCGTTGAACAAGCCAGGTTACTTGCGTTTCGACTTCACCTACGGCCAGCAACTCACGGAGGATCAGCTGCGCCAGATCGAGGAGATCGCCAACGGCGCGGTCGATAGCGATTACGCTGTCAACACCATCGAGACGTCCCTTGATGAGGCACGCGCGATGGGTGCCATGGCCCTGTTCGGCGAGAACTATGGCGACCGCGTGCGCGTTGTCGAAATCGGCGGTCCGTTCTCCATGGAGCTGTGCGGCGGTATCCACGTGGAGCACTCGTCCCAGATCGGCCCGGTTGCCGTGCTGGGCGAGTCCTCGGTCGGTTCCGGTGTGCGCCGCATCGAGGCCTACACGGGCATGGATTCCTTCCGCTTCCTCTCGGACGAGAAGTCGGTCGTGGCCGGCCTCGCGACAAGCCTCAAGGCTCAGTCTGCGGAAATTCCCGAGCGTATCGACGCCCTCACGGCGAAGCTGCGGGCAGCGGAAAAGCAGATCCAACAGTTGCGCAACCAACAGTTGGCGAGCCAAGTGGGTGACTTGGTCAAGCAGGCCCAAACTATCGGTGACATCAAGGTGCTCGCCCAGCGCCTTCCCGATGGTGTGGCTGCCGGTGACCTGCGCACGCTCGCTCAGGATGCCAAGGGCCGACTGGGCTCCGAGGCCGCGCTGGTGCTGTTCGTCTCCCGTGCCGACGGCAAGGTTCCTTTCGTTGCAGCTGCTACCGAAGCCGCAGTGGACAAGGGTGTGAAGGCCGGCGACGTGGTCAAGACTTTCGGCGAGAAGGTCAATGGCCGGGGCGGCGGTAAGCCCGCCATGGCTCAAGGCTCCGGTTCCGACGCAGCAGGTATCGAGGCTGGCTTGGAGGCAGTGCGCTCCCTGATCCAGCAGCTCGGCTAA
- a CDS encoding replication-associated recombination protein A, translating to MADLFDLNDEPPRSGAADYFHPGSHAPLAVRMRPRSLDEVVGQEHVLGPGTPLRRLIDGQGDTSVILYGPPGTGKTTIASLISGASGRRFEALSALSSGVKEVRAVIEAAQKRLVHGEHTVLFIDEVHRFSKTQQDALLAAVENRTVLLVAATTENPSFSVVSPLLSRSLLVQLRSLDDAAIRTLLQRAISDPRGLNDSVRLTDEALDQLVALSAGDARRSLTYLEAAAEFAGSSDADSGTPVVDLADITRSIDKAVVRYDRDGDQHYDVTSAFIKSIRGSDPDAALHYLARMIEGGEDPRFIARRLVIHASEDIGMADPTALQTAVAAYHAVSFIGMPEARLTLAQATIHLATAPKSNGVIAGINAAIADVRAGKGGAVPPHLRDGHYQGAKQLGNAVGYKYPHDDLRGVVAQQYLPDDLQDAQYYEPTDHGHERVIKPRLASLRAIVRSFGRRG from the coding sequence ATGGCTGATCTGTTCGATCTCAACGACGAACCGCCACGGTCTGGCGCAGCCGACTATTTTCATCCCGGCAGCCACGCGCCGCTGGCGGTGCGCATGCGCCCCCGGTCGCTCGACGAGGTGGTGGGGCAGGAGCACGTGCTCGGCCCTGGTACACCTTTGCGCCGCCTCATCGACGGCCAGGGTGATACGTCCGTGATCCTCTACGGTCCACCCGGGACGGGAAAGACCACTATCGCGAGCCTCATCTCAGGGGCTTCCGGTCGCCGATTTGAGGCGCTGAGTGCGCTCAGCTCCGGCGTCAAAGAGGTACGAGCCGTGATCGAGGCGGCCCAGAAGCGTCTGGTCCACGGCGAGCACACGGTGCTGTTCATCGACGAGGTCCACCGGTTCTCGAAGACCCAGCAGGATGCATTGCTTGCGGCTGTGGAAAACCGCACGGTGCTGCTGGTCGCTGCTACCACGGAGAATCCGTCGTTTTCGGTGGTCTCGCCGCTGTTGTCCCGGTCGTTGCTGGTCCAGCTTCGTTCGCTCGACGACGCCGCCATCCGCACCCTCCTTCAACGCGCCATCTCGGACCCTCGGGGACTTAATGATTCGGTGCGGCTCACTGACGAGGCGCTGGATCAGCTCGTTGCGTTGTCGGCAGGCGATGCCCGCCGGTCGCTGACCTACCTGGAGGCAGCCGCGGAATTCGCCGGATCGTCCGATGCCGACTCGGGCACGCCCGTCGTGGATCTGGCGGATATCACCCGCTCGATCGACAAGGCGGTGGTGCGCTACGACCGCGACGGCGACCAGCACTATGACGTGACCAGTGCGTTTATCAAGTCCATCCGTGGCTCGGATCCGGACGCCGCGCTACATTATTTGGCGCGGATGATCGAGGGTGGGGAAGACCCACGCTTCATTGCCCGACGGTTGGTGATCCACGCCAGTGAAGACATCGGCATGGCCGACCCCACGGCTCTGCAAACGGCCGTGGCGGCCTATCACGCGGTGAGCTTCATAGGGATGCCGGAGGCGCGGCTCACGTTGGCGCAGGCAACGATTCACTTGGCGACAGCGCCGAAATCCAACGGTGTGATCGCGGGTATCAACGCGGCCATCGCTGACGTGCGCGCGGGCAAGGGCGGCGCGGTGCCGCCGCACCTGCGGGATGGGCACTACCAGGGTGCCAAACAACTGGGCAATGCGGTGGGCTACAAGTACCCGCACGACGATCTGCGCGGTGTTGTGGCGCAGCAGTATCTTCCCGATGACCTGCAGGATGCGCAGTATTACGAGCCCACTGACCACGGCCACGAGCGGGTCATCAAACCCCGCCTGGCATCTCTGCGGGCTATCGTTCGGTCATTTGGTCGGCGCGGGTAG
- a CDS encoding phosphotransferase, translating to MHSVDSTVEAAKHLLAARFGGSPELTHPEDLGGSGNALVLRCRVSPIPFLQERTVVVKQLPPAEPGRDELTPDGLALLREVVAYQYTNTLNEKSRPGPLLLAYDLEQRLLILSDAGDGTSFTDVLTLQGEEERRLAVRKLGRALGHMHATTCGGAESYRTLLRRQCQKLHISPETVMETDIDIAALIRQGVELVRSNGLDVDETVEHYAEEAAHRQSRTDLRAFTPFDMTPDNIMLTKHVVFLDYEWASFRDVAFDVACVVAGFPQDNSTPALTTEETDEFVAAWRAEIASTWPETRDDKSLHDAMMSALIGWAFLSLMMLYYGRSTEEQLVRDENGQPTPTVTSLRHLPADQLQDLATTVDAILRYSREHKYPRFASVEKFAQKLLRILGNLEAHPLTRHG from the coding sequence GTGCATTCAGTTGACTCCACCGTTGAGGCGGCCAAGCACCTGCTGGCCGCACGCTTTGGCGGATCACCAGAACTCACACACCCCGAGGATCTCGGCGGCAGCGGCAACGCGCTAGTGCTCCGCTGCCGGGTTTCTCCCATTCCGTTCCTGCAGGAGCGGACGGTGGTCGTGAAGCAACTTCCACCGGCTGAACCCGGCCGGGACGAGCTCACCCCGGACGGGTTGGCTCTGCTCCGAGAGGTCGTTGCCTACCAGTACACCAACACGCTTAACGAAAAGTCCCGCCCCGGGCCACTGCTGCTGGCCTACGATCTGGAGCAGCGTCTGCTGATCCTGTCGGATGCTGGCGATGGCACCAGTTTCACCGACGTCCTCACCCTGCAGGGCGAGGAGGAACGCCGCTTGGCTGTGCGTAAGCTTGGCCGCGCTCTCGGCCACATGCACGCCACCACGTGTGGCGGCGCGGAGTCTTACCGGACCTTGCTGCGCCGACAGTGCCAGAAGCTCCACATCAGCCCGGAGACTGTAATGGAAACGGACATCGACATCGCGGCGCTCATCCGCCAAGGTGTCGAGCTTGTTCGGTCCAACGGTCTCGACGTCGACGAGACCGTGGAGCATTACGCCGAGGAAGCAGCGCATCGCCAGTCCCGCACTGACCTGCGCGCTTTCACTCCGTTCGATATGACCCCGGACAACATCATGCTCACCAAGCACGTGGTGTTCCTGGACTACGAATGGGCCAGCTTCCGTGACGTAGCCTTCGATGTGGCCTGTGTTGTCGCAGGCTTCCCGCAAGATAACTCCACCCCGGCACTGACCACCGAGGAGACGGACGAGTTCGTGGCTGCTTGGCGCGCGGAGATTGCCTCCACGTGGCCGGAGACTCGCGACGATAAGTCACTCCACGACGCGATGATGTCCGCTCTCATCGGCTGGGCATTCCTGTCGCTGATGATGCTCTACTACGGTCGCTCTACCGAGGAGCAGCTCGTGCGCGACGAGAACGGCCAGCCCACGCCCACGGTGACGTCGCTGCGCCACCTGCCCGCAGACCAACTGCAGGACCTCGCCACCACCGTGGACGCGATCCTTCGCTATTCCCGCGAGCACAAATACCCGCGGTTTGCTTCGGTGGAGAAGTTCGCGCAGAAGCTCCTGCGCATCCTGGGCAACCTCGAAGCACACCCGCTGACCCGACATGGCTGA
- the aspS gene encoding aspartate--tRNA ligase: MLRTHLAGELRPENIGQEVTLTGWVGRRRDHGGVIFIDLRDRSGVAQVVFRESEVAARAHDLRSEYCIKVSGVVEARPAGSENPNLASGGVEVNVSELEVLNESAALPFQIDDPATSGEVGEETRLKYRYLDLRRRTQGDALRLRSRVNAAARRVLAEHDFTEIETPTLTRSTPEGARDFLVPARLKPGSFYALPQSPQLFKQLLMVAGMERYYQIARCYRDEDFRADRQPEFTQLDVEMSFADQEDVISLAEEILVSIWKEIGYEIPTPIPRMTYAEAMRLYGSDKPDLRFDIQITECTDFFKDTTFRVFQNEYVGAVVMDGGASQPRRQLDAWQEWAKQRGAKGLAYILVGEDGELSGPVAKNITDAERAGIADHVGAKPGDCIFFAAGDTKSSRALLGAARGEIAKKLGLIKEGDWAFTWVVDAPLFEPAADATASGDVALGHSKWTAVHHAFTSPKPEWLDSFDENPGEATAYAYDIVCNGNEIGGGSIRIHRRDVQERVFKVMGITDEEAQEKFGFLLDAFAFGAPPHGGIAFGWDRIVSLLGGFDSIRDVIAFPKSGGGVDPLTDAPGEISAAQRKESGIDAKPKKAQQNQHDKQNQPSAKPQQENS; encoded by the coding sequence GTGTTGCGGACTCATCTTGCAGGCGAACTGCGCCCCGAAAACATCGGACAAGAAGTAACCCTCACCGGCTGGGTTGGCCGTCGCCGTGACCACGGCGGCGTGATCTTCATCGACCTGCGCGACCGCTCTGGTGTGGCTCAGGTGGTCTTCCGCGAGTCCGAGGTCGCGGCGCGTGCCCACGATCTGCGCAGCGAATACTGCATCAAGGTCAGCGGTGTCGTGGAGGCGCGTCCGGCTGGTTCCGAGAACCCGAACCTGGCCTCCGGTGGAGTAGAAGTCAACGTGTCGGAGCTCGAGGTCCTCAACGAGTCCGCCGCGCTGCCGTTCCAGATTGACGACCCCGCCACCTCCGGCGAGGTAGGCGAGGAAACCCGCCTCAAGTACCGCTACCTCGACCTGCGCCGCCGCACCCAAGGCGATGCCCTGCGCCTGCGTTCACGCGTCAACGCCGCTGCCCGCCGCGTGCTCGCGGAGCACGATTTCACTGAGATCGAGACACCCACGCTGACCCGCTCCACCCCGGAGGGTGCCCGCGACTTCCTGGTTCCCGCCCGCCTCAAGCCGGGCAGCTTCTACGCCCTGCCGCAGTCTCCCCAGCTGTTCAAGCAGCTCCTCATGGTCGCCGGCATGGAGCGCTACTACCAGATCGCTCGTTGCTACCGCGATGAGGACTTCCGCGCAGACCGCCAGCCCGAGTTCACCCAGCTCGACGTAGAGATGAGCTTCGCGGACCAGGAAGACGTGATCTCCCTGGCCGAGGAAATTCTGGTTTCCATCTGGAAGGAAATCGGTTACGAGATCCCCACCCCGATTCCGCGGATGACCTACGCGGAAGCCATGCGCCTGTACGGCTCCGATAAGCCCGACCTGCGCTTCGACATTCAGATCACGGAATGCACCGACTTCTTCAAGGACACCACCTTCCGCGTGTTCCAAAACGAGTACGTCGGCGCCGTCGTCATGGACGGTGGCGCATCCCAACCGCGCCGCCAGCTCGACGCTTGGCAGGAGTGGGCCAAGCAGCGCGGAGCCAAGGGCCTGGCTTACATCCTCGTCGGCGAGGACGGCGAGCTGTCCGGCCCCGTCGCCAAGAACATCACCGATGCTGAGCGCGCAGGCATCGCCGACCACGTCGGCGCTAAGCCCGGCGACTGCATTTTCTTCGCCGCTGGCGATACGAAGTCCTCGCGTGCCCTGTTGGGCGCAGCTCGCGGCGAAATCGCCAAGAAGCTCGGCCTCATCAAGGAAGGCGACTGGGCTTTCACCTGGGTCGTCGACGCACCTCTGTTCGAGCCCGCCGCCGATGCCACCGCATCCGGCGACGTTGCCCTGGGACACTCCAAGTGGACCGCAGTGCACCACGCCTTCACCTCGCCGAAGCCCGAGTGGCTCGATAGCTTCGATGAGAACCCGGGTGAAGCCACGGCCTATGCCTACGACATCGTCTGCAACGGCAACGAGATCGGTGGCGGTTCGATCCGTATCCACCGCCGCGACGTCCAAGAGCGAGTCTTCAAGGTCATGGGCATCACCGACGAGGAGGCCCAGGAGAAGTTCGGCTTCCTGCTGGACGCCTTCGCCTTCGGCGCCCCGCCGCACGGCGGCATCGCTTTCGGCTGGGACCGCATCGTTTCGCTGCTGGGCGGGTTCGATTCCATCCGCGACGTCATTGCGTTCCCGAAGTCCGGCGGTGGCGTGGATCCGCTGACCGATGCTCCTGGCGAGATTTCTGCCGCGCAGCGCAAGGAATCCGGTATCGATGCTAAGCCGAAGAAGGCTCAGCAGAACCAGCACGATAAGCAGAACCAGCCGAGCGCGAAGCCCCAGCAAGAAAACTCGTAA
- the ypfJ gene encoding KPN_02809 family neutral zinc metallopeptidase: protein MTFNNNLGDYSDRGSSGGSGGGSNFGRGGGGGGGNFLMAMLFSSIGRRFGIPGILIAGVAVFFFSGGFGALTGSNDHANHQAQNSANHQGGTQVGRGGDFAHCRTAQDANNNDDCRLLATGVSLDNFWSQALPQEAGIQYTKPQLVIAEGNVSTGCGSSNISQTGPFYCPRDETVYMSVPFFDQLKQMGGSDGSFSQMYVTAHEFGHHIQDLQGTLGLSDYNNPGADSNAVKLELQADCYAGLWAAHADKGQNAVLEPLTQEQVEQAIQTAQSIGDDAIQKSAGQKVNPDNWTHGSAKQRVDWFVRGYQGGTMKSCAQDFNR, encoded by the coding sequence GTGACGTTCAACAATAACTTGGGTGACTATTCAGATCGCGGCTCTAGCGGTGGCTCCGGTGGCGGATCGAACTTCGGCCGCGGCGGCGGAGGAGGCGGAGGCAACTTCCTCATGGCGATGCTGTTTAGCAGCATCGGCCGGCGCTTCGGCATCCCCGGCATTCTCATCGCCGGTGTGGCTGTGTTCTTCTTCAGTGGCGGATTCGGTGCGCTCACTGGCAGCAACGACCACGCCAACCACCAGGCGCAGAATTCTGCCAATCACCAAGGTGGCACCCAGGTCGGACGCGGCGGCGATTTCGCTCATTGCCGTACGGCACAGGATGCCAATAACAATGACGACTGCCGACTTCTGGCCACTGGTGTATCCCTCGACAACTTCTGGTCGCAGGCACTGCCCCAGGAGGCTGGTATCCAATACACCAAGCCACAGCTCGTAATCGCTGAGGGAAACGTATCGACCGGGTGCGGCTCGTCCAACATCTCCCAGACCGGACCGTTCTATTGCCCACGCGATGAGACGGTGTACATGTCCGTACCGTTCTTCGATCAGCTCAAGCAAATGGGCGGATCCGACGGCTCGTTCTCACAGATGTATGTGACCGCCCACGAGTTCGGCCACCACATCCAGGACCTGCAGGGAACGTTGGGGCTTTCCGATTACAACAATCCCGGTGCTGACTCCAACGCCGTCAAGCTCGAGCTGCAAGCGGACTGCTACGCGGGCCTGTGGGCAGCACACGCAGACAAGGGACAGAACGCGGTACTCGAACCCCTGACCCAGGAGCAGGTCGAGCAGGCCATCCAAACAGCGCAGTCCATCGGTGACGACGCGATCCAGAAGTCTGCGGGCCAGAAGGTGAACCCCGATAACTGGACGCACGGTTCCGCCAAGCAGCGCGTCGACTGGTTCGTGCGCGGCTACCAGGGCGGTACCATGAAGTCCTGCGCTCAGGACTTCAACCGCTAA